The following are encoded together in the Streptococcus oralis genome:
- the groES gene encoding co-chaperone GroES: MLKPLGDRVVLKIEEKEQTVGGFVLAGSAQEKTKTAQVVATGQGVRTLNGDLVAPSVKAGDRVLVEAHAGIDVKDGDEKYIIVGEANILAIIEE, from the coding sequence ATGTTGAAACCATTAGGAGACCGTGTGGTCTTGAAAATCGAAGAAAAAGAACAAACTGTTGGAGGCTTTGTCCTTGCAGGCTCAGCCCAAGAAAAAACAAAAACAGCCCAAGTTGTAGCTACTGGACAAGGTGTTCGTACCTTGAACGGTGACTTGGTAGCTCCAAGCGTTAAAGCTGGAGACCGTGTCTTAGTTGAAGCCCACGCGGGTATTGATGTCAAAGATGGAGATGAAAAGTATATCATCGTTGGTGAAGCTAACATCTTGGCAATCATTGAAGAATAG
- the groL gene encoding chaperonin GroEL (60 kDa chaperone family; promotes refolding of misfolded polypeptides especially under stressful conditions; forms two stacked rings of heptamers to form a barrel-shaped 14mer; ends can be capped by GroES; misfolded proteins enter the barrel where they are refolded when GroES binds), giving the protein MSKEIKFSSDARSAMVRGVDILADTVKVTLGPKGRNVVLEKSFGSPLITNDGVTIAKEIELEDHFENMGAKLVSEVASKTNDIAGDGTTTATVLTQAIVREGIKNVTAGANPIGIRRGIEAAVAAAVEALKNNAIPVANKEAIAQVAAVSSRSEKVGEYISEAMEKVGKDGVITIEESRGMETELEVVEGMQFDRGYLSQYMVTDSEKMVADLENPYILITDKKISNIQEILPLLESILQSNRPLLIIADDVDGEALPTLVLNKIRGTFNVVAVKAPGFGDRRKAMLEDIAILTGGTVITEDLGLELKDATIEALGQAARVTVDKDSTVIVEGAGNPEAISHRVAVIKSQIETTTSEFDREKLQERLAKLSGGVAVIKVGAATETELKEMKLRIEDALNATRAAVEEGIVAGGGTALANVIPAVAALELTGDEATGRSIVLRALEEPVRQIAHNAGFEGSIVIDRLKNAEVGTGFNAATGEWVNMIEEGIIDPVKVSRSALQNAASVASLILTTEAVVANKPEPVAPDPAMDPSMMGGMM; this is encoded by the coding sequence ATGTCAAAAGAAATTAAATTTTCATCTGATGCTCGTTCAGCTATGGTCCGCGGTGTCGATATCCTTGCAGACACTGTTAAAGTAACCTTGGGACCAAAAGGTCGTAATGTCGTGTTGGAAAAATCATTTGGCTCACCACTCATCACCAATGACGGTGTTACTATTGCCAAAGAAATTGAACTAGAAGACCATTTTGAAAATATGGGTGCCAAATTGGTATCAGAAGTAGCTTCAAAAACCAATGATATCGCAGGTGACGGAACGACAACTGCAACTGTTTTGACTCAAGCTATCGTACGTGAAGGAATCAAGAACGTCACAGCAGGTGCCAACCCAATCGGCATTCGTCGGGGGATTGAAGCAGCAGTTGCTGCTGCAGTAGAAGCCTTGAAAAACAATGCCATCCCTGTTGCCAATAAAGAAGCCATCGCTCAGGTTGCTGCTGTATCTTCTCGTTCTGAAAAAGTCGGCGAATACATCTCTGAAGCCATGGAAAAAGTTGGCAAGGATGGAGTTATCACCATTGAAGAGTCACGTGGGATGGAAACAGAGCTTGAAGTTGTAGAAGGAATGCAGTTTGACCGCGGTTACCTTTCACAGTACATGGTGACAGATAGCGAAAAGATGGTGGCTGACCTTGAAAATCCATACATCTTGATTACAGACAAGAAGATCTCCAATATCCAAGAAATCTTGCCACTTCTAGAAAGCATTCTCCAAAGCAATCGTCCACTCTTGATTATTGCAGATGATGTGGATGGCGAAGCTCTGCCAACTCTTGTCTTGAACAAGATTCGTGGAACCTTCAACGTCGTTGCTGTCAAAGCTCCTGGCTTTGGTGACCGTCGTAAAGCCATGCTTGAAGACATCGCCATCTTGACAGGAGGAACAGTTATCACAGAAGATCTTGGTCTTGAGTTGAAAGACGCGACGATTGAGGCGCTTGGTCAAGCAGCGAGAGTAACTGTGGACAAAGATAGCACGGTTATCGTAGAAGGTGCAGGAAATCCTGAAGCTATTTCTCACCGTGTTGCGGTTATCAAGTCTCAAATCGAAACTACAACTTCTGAATTTGACCGTGAAAAACTCCAAGAACGCTTGGCAAAATTGTCAGGTGGCGTCGCAGTCATCAAGGTCGGAGCTGCAACTGAAACTGAGTTGAAAGAAATGAAACTTCGTATCGAAGATGCCCTCAACGCTACTCGTGCAGCCGTTGAAGAAGGAATCGTTGCAGGTGGTGGAACTGCTCTTGCCAATGTGATTCCAGCTGTTGCTGCCTTGGAATTGACAGGTGATGAAGCAACAGGACGTAGTATCGTTCTCCGTGCCTTGGAAGAACCTGTTCGTCAAATCGCCCACAATGCAGGATTCGAAGGGTCTATCGTTATCGATCGTTTGAAAAATGCTGAAGTTGGTACAGGATTCAACGCAGCAACTGGTGAGTGGGTTAATATGATTGAAGAAGGAATTATCGACCCAGTTAAGGTTAGTCGTTCTGCCCTTCAAAATGCAGCCTCTGTAGCTAGCTTGATTTTAACAACAGAAGCAGTCGTAGCCAATAAACCAGAACCAGTAGCCCCAGATCCAGCAATGGATCCAAGCATGATGGGCGGGATGATGTAA
- a CDS encoding epoxyqueuosine reductase QueH produces the protein MIDVEEILSKMNPNQKINYDRVMQKMVQVWEKNEERPTILMHVCCAPCSTYTLEYLTKYADVTIYFANSNIHPKAEYHKRAYVTKKFVSDFNERTGNTVQYLEAPYEPNEYRKLVRGLEEEPEGGDRCKVCFDYRLDKTAQVAMDLGFDYFGSALTISPHKNSQTINSIGIDVQKIYTTHYLPSDFKKNQGYKRSVEMCEEYDIYRQCYCGCVYAAQVQNIDLVQIKKDATAFLLDKDVEKDYSHIKFTVTKLDI, from the coding sequence ATGATTGATGTAGAAGAAATTCTGAGCAAGATGAATCCCAATCAGAAGATTAATTATGACCGTGTTATGCAGAAAATGGTTCAGGTTTGGGAAAAAAATGAGGAACGGCCAACTATTCTCATGCATGTTTGCTGTGCTCCTTGTAGTACCTACACCCTAGAATACCTGACAAAATACGCTGATGTGACCATCTATTTTGCCAATTCCAATATCCATCCTAAGGCAGAATACCACAAGCGAGCTTACGTCACCAAGAAATTTGTCAGTGATTTCAATGAGCGAACAGGCAATACAGTCCAGTACCTAGAAGCTCCCTATGAACCAAATGAATACCGGAAGTTAGTCAGAGGACTGGAAGAAGAACCCGAAGGTGGCGACCGTTGCAAGGTTTGTTTTGATTACCGTTTGGACAAAACAGCGCAAGTGGCTATGGATTTGGGCTTTGACTACTTTGGTTCAGCCTTGACCATTAGTCCCCATAAGAATTCTCAAACCATCAACAGCATCGGAATCGATGTGCAAAAGATTTATACCACCCACTATCTCCCAAGTGATTTCAAGAAAAATCAAGGCTATAAGCGTTCGGTGGAGATGTGCGAGGAGTATGATATTTATCGTCAATGTTATTGTGGGTGCGTCTATGCAGCTCAAGTTCAGAATATTGATCTTGTTCAGATTAAGAAGGATGCCACGGCTTTCTTGTTGGATAAGGATGTTGAAAAAGACTATTCTCATATCAAGTTTACTGTCACTAAATTAGATATATAG
- the ntdP gene encoding nucleoside tri-diphosphate phosphatase, translated as MKLPKEGDFITIQSYKHDGSLHRTWRDTMVLKTTENAIIGVNDHTLVTESDGRRWVTREPAIVYFHKKYWFNIIAMIRDNGISYYCNMASPYYLDEEALKYIDYDLDVKVFTDGEKRLLDVEEYERHKRKMKYSDDLDYILKEHVKILVDWINNGRGPFSEAYVNIWYKRYIELKNR; from the coding sequence ATGAAACTTCCAAAAGAAGGCGACTTTATTACAATTCAAAGTTATAAGCATGATGGGAGTCTTCACCGTACTTGGCGGGACACCATGGTACTAAAAACAACAGAGAACGCCATTATTGGCGTCAACGACCACACACTTGTTACCGAAAGTGACGGTCGTCGTTGGGTGACTCGAGAACCGGCTATTGTTTACTTTCACAAAAAATATTGGTTTAATATCATTGCTATGATTCGCGATAATGGAATTTCCTACTATTGCAATATGGCCAGCCCCTACTATCTAGATGAGGAAGCCCTGAAATACATTGATTATGATTTGGATGTCAAGGTCTTCACTGATGGTGAAAAACGTCTCTTGGACGTTGAAGAATATGAGCGCCATAAACGCAAAATGAAGTATTCTGATGATTTAGACTATATTTTGAAAGAGCATGTTAAAATCCTTGTTGATTGGATCAACAATGGACGCGGTCCTTTCTCAGAGGCCTATGTCAACATTTGGTACAAACGCTACATAGAACTAAAGAATCGGTAA
- the recX gene encoding recombination regulator RecX, translating into MKITKLEKKKRLYLMELDGQQTSYITEDTIVRFMLSKDKVVSKEELIEIQGFAQFSYGKNLALYHLSFKARTEKEVREYLKKYDLDEKITSQVIANLKEDNWINDLQYACSIINANQLSGDKGPYLLAQKLSQKGIAKSTIDDVLKIFDFSEVAQRVAEKLLKKYTGKLPARGLQDKIIQSLTNKGFSYPDAKSAFDDLDSQVDQETTQELIFKELDKQYAKYARKYEGYELKQRLTQVLARKGYDFSDIASALREYL; encoded by the coding sequence ATGAAAATCACAAAACTTGAAAAGAAAAAACGTCTCTACTTGATGGAGTTAGATGGACAGCAAACCTCTTATATCACGGAAGATACCATTGTCCGTTTTATGTTGTCTAAAGATAAGGTGGTTAGCAAGGAAGAATTAATCGAGATACAAGGCTTTGCTCAGTTTTCTTATGGTAAGAATCTCGCTCTCTACCATTTATCCTTCAAGGCTCGTACTGAAAAGGAAGTGAGAGAGTATCTGAAAAAGTATGATCTTGATGAAAAAATCACTAGTCAAGTTATCGCTAATCTTAAAGAAGATAACTGGATTAATGATCTTCAGTATGCCTGCTCTATCATCAATGCAAATCAACTTTCTGGAGATAAGGGACCCTATTTGCTAGCTCAAAAACTGTCTCAAAAAGGAATTGCCAAATCAACTATTGATGATGTTTTAAAGATTTTTGATTTTTCAGAAGTTGCTCAACGGGTAGCTGAGAAACTGCTTAAAAAATACACCGGAAAGCTTCCTGCTCGTGGCTTGCAGGATAAGATCATTCAAAGCTTGACGAACAAAGGCTTCTCCTATCCCGATGCTAAAAGTGCCTTTGATGACTTGGACAGTCAAGTCGACCAAGAAACGACTCAAGAACTCATTTTTAAAGAGCTAGACAAACAATATGCTAAGTATGCTCGTAAATATGAAGGTTACGAACTTAAACAGCGTTTAACCCAAGTTTTAGCTAGAAAAGGCTATGATTTTTCGGATATAGCCAGCGCTCTCAGAGAATATCTTTAA
- the rlmD gene encoding 23S rRNA (uracil(1939)-C(5))-methyltransferase RlmD, producing MNLKVKQKIPLKIKRMGINGEGIGFYQKTLVFVSGALKGEDIYCQITSIKRNFVEAKLLKVNKKSKFRVVPACTIYNECGGCQIMHLHYDKQLEFKTDLLHQALKKFAPAGYENYEIRPTIGMQEPKYYRAKLQFQTRKFKNQVKAGLYAQNSHYLVELKDCLVQDKETQVIANRLAELLTYHQIPITDERKILGVRTIMVRRARKTGQVQIIVVTNRQLNLNQLVKDLVNDFPEVVTVAVNTNTAKTSEIYGEKTEIIWGQESIQEGVLDYEFSLSPRAFYQLNPEQTEILYSEAVKALDVSKEDHLIDAYCGVGTIGFAFATKVKSLRGMDIIPEAIEDAKRNAKKMGFDNTHYEVGTAEEIIPRWYQEGYRADALIVDPPRTGLDDKLLDTILTYVPEKMVYVSCNVSTLSRDLVKLVKVYDLQYIQSVDMFPHTARTEAVVKLVKKKPNFTEKSS from the coding sequence ATGAATCTGAAAGTCAAACAAAAAATACCTTTAAAAATCAAGCGGATGGGCATCAATGGTGAGGGAATCGGTTTCTATCAGAAAACCCTCGTTTTTGTGTCAGGCGCCCTCAAAGGAGAAGACATCTATTGTCAGATTACTTCTATTAAACGAAACTTTGTCGAAGCCAAATTGCTAAAGGTTAATAAGAAGTCAAAATTTCGAGTCGTACCAGCTTGTACGATTTATAATGAATGTGGTGGCTGCCAAATCATGCACCTCCACTACGATAAACAGTTAGAGTTTAAAACGGATTTACTCCACCAAGCCCTGAAAAAATTTGCTCCTGCAGGATATGAAAACTATGAAATCCGTCCAACTATCGGAATGCAGGAACCAAAGTACTACCGTGCTAAGCTTCAATTCCAGACTCGAAAATTTAAAAATCAGGTCAAGGCAGGTTTGTATGCGCAAAACTCTCATTACCTCGTAGAGTTGAAAGACTGTTTGGTGCAAGATAAGGAAACCCAAGTAATAGCGAATCGCCTAGCTGAACTTCTTACTTACCACCAAATTCCAATTACAGATGAGAGAAAAATACTAGGTGTTCGCACCATCATGGTACGCAGAGCAAGAAAAACGGGGCAAGTTCAGATTATTGTTGTCACGAATCGCCAGCTAAATTTGAATCAACTAGTCAAAGACCTAGTTAATGATTTTCCAGAAGTTGTCACGGTTGCTGTCAATACAAATACAGCAAAAACAAGTGAAATCTATGGTGAAAAGACAGAAATTATCTGGGGCCAAGAGAGTATTCAAGAAGGAGTACTCGACTATGAGTTTTCTCTCTCGCCCCGAGCTTTTTATCAGCTTAATCCTGAGCAGACAGAAATTCTCTATAGTGAAGCAGTTAAGGCCCTGGATGTCAGTAAAGAAGACCATCTGATTGATGCGTATTGTGGTGTTGGGACGATCGGATTTGCCTTCGCAACTAAGGTCAAGAGTCTCAGAGGGATGGACATTATCCCAGAAGCCATAGAAGATGCCAAGCGAAATGCTAAAAAAATGGGATTTGACAATACCCATTACGAAGTGGGAACAGCTGAAGAAATTATTCCACGCTGGTATCAAGAAGGCTACCGAGCAGATGCCCTGATAGTCGACCCTCCTCGTACAGGTTTAGATGATAAGCTACTGGATACCATCCTGACCTATGTCCCAGAAAAAATGGTCTATGTATCCTGTAATGTTTCGACCTTGTCACGAGACTTAGTTAAACTAGTAAAAGTCTATGACCTCCAGTATATCCAGTCGGTCGATATGTTTCCCCACACTGCACGGACAGAAGCAGTGGTTAAGTTAGTGAAGAAAAAACCCAACTTCACTGAAAAAAGTTCTTGA